The nucleotide window AAAACTTCTCTTATGGGAATAATTAATCTCACAAGTGATTCTTTTTATCCCGAGAGCAGAACAAAGATTGATGCAGAAAATATCAGAGCTAAAGCTTTAGAACTTATAAAAAATGGAGCAGACATACTTGATATTGGAGCAGAATCCACAAGACCTAATGCGAAACGGATTCCAGAGGACAAAGAAATTGCTGCAATTTCTCTTGCCGTAAAAGAAATAAGGAATATATTGCCCACGACTCCTATATCAATTGATACTACGAGGAAAAATGTTGCTATCGTTGCTCTTGAAGCCGGAGCAGACATTATAAATGATATATCGGGACTGACATACGAGCCTGAGATGGCGAAAGTGGCGGCAGATTACAATGCGCTTCTGGTTTTAATGCACATGAGGGGGACTCCAGAAACTATGAACTCAATGTGTAATTACGAAAACCTTCTTCTAGAAATATCTGATTTTTTTGAAGAAAAAATAGAAGTGGCAGAGGCTCAGGGACTAAAACGCTCAAATATTATTCTTGACCCAGGATTAGGGTTCGCAAAAGATTATAACCAAAACTTATGTATATTACGCAATTTAAACGCTTTTGATACATTCGGAATGCCGATGCTCATAGCTGCCTCAAGAAAAAACACTATAGGCATTGCGACAAAATCTGAAGATCCTAAAGAAAGACTTGATGGAACGCTTGCTGTTACTGCTCTATGTTCTTGGCATAACATTGATATAGTAAGAGTTCATGATGTGGCTGAAAATAAACGGGTAATAATGATGACAGAAGCAATAAAGGAAATATCACATGTCTAAACAAATAGTAACATTTGCATTGGGTTCAAATCTTGGGAACAGATTGCTTTATCTTGATACAGCTCTTCGGTCTTTACAGGAAAACGGATTTGATATTAAAAGGAAAAGCAGGGTTTGGGAAACAGCCCCTTGGGGTAAACTCAACCAACCAAGATTTCTAAATATGTGCGTCATTGCGGAAACTGCAATCGCATGCAAAAATATGTTAAGTATAATTAAAGCCATAGAATGTAAA belongs to Synergistaceae bacterium and includes:
- the folP gene encoding dihydropteroate synthase, with the translated sequence MAIYQMRFLNKEELACVLEKIGADKRCLPFFDNKREIKSLFLSDVDVRAANIIKQEMLSLGGDAAVNSGTIDCSSSHSHIILFGTKKQLLLFSNKIKTMDWWGLPEIAKEVQTAVTLLTDKPHFLKLPHGKDIELNKKTSLMGIINLTSDSFYPESRTKIDAENIRAKALELIKNGADILDIGAESTRPNAKRIPEDKEIAAISLAVKEIRNILPTTPISIDTTRKNVAIVALEAGADIINDISGLTYEPEMAKVAADYNALLVLMHMRGTPETMNSMCNYENLLLEISDFFEEKIEVAEAQGLKRSNIILDPGLGFAKDYNQNLCILRNLNAFDTFGMPMLIAASRKNTIGIATKSEDPKERLDGTLAVTALCSWHNIDIVRVHDVAENKRVIMMTEAIKEISHV